One window from the genome of Osmerus mordax isolate fOsmMor3 chromosome 19, fOsmMor3.pri, whole genome shotgun sequence encodes:
- the myl10 gene encoding myosin regulatory light chain 10, whose translation MAPKKAKKKTAEASSNVFSMFEQAQIQEFKEAFTIMDQNRDGFIDKSDLRDTFCALGRLNVGNDELDEMVKEASGPINFTIFLSMFGEKLKGTDPEETILNAFKIFDPEGKGVLRGEEIKYHLMSQADKFTEAEVNDMFTNFPLDVAGNLDYKNLCYVITHGEDKEQE comes from the exons ATG GCACCCAAGAAGGCAAAGAAGAAGACGGCTGAGGCCAGCTCCAATGTGTTCAGCATGTTTGAGCAGGCACAGATCCAGGAGTTCAAGGAG GCTTTCACCATCATGGACCAGAACAGAGACGGCTTCATCGACAAGAGTGACTTGAGGGACACATTCTGTGCTCTGG GTCGTCTCAACGTAGGCAACGATGAGCTGGACGAGATGGTAAAGGAGGCCTCTGGCCCCATCAACTTCACCATCTTCCTCTCCATGTTTGGCGAGAAGCTTAAAG GTACGGACCCAGAGGAGACCATTCTTAACGCCTTCAAGATCTTTGACCCTGAGGGAAAGGGTGTGCTCAGAGGAGAAGA GATCAAATACCATCTCATGTCTCAGGCGGACAAGTTCACAGAGGCTGAG GTCAATGACATGTTCACCAACTTCCCCCTGGACGTCGCTGGCAACTTGGACTACAAGAACCTGTGTTACGTCATCACCCACGGAGAGGACAAGGAGCAGGAGTAA